From the Vibrio ziniensis genome, the window GGGTGCCTGCGTTTGCCGTGAAAAAAGATACGATTCCCGGATATATCAATGAGGCTTGGACACGTATTGATGAGCCGGGAGTATATCGTGGCCAATGTGCTGAGTTGTGTGGTCGTGCTCATGGCTTTATGCCAATTGTTGTTCAAGCGATGGAACCCGAACAATACGACCAATGGCTCGCGGATAAAAAAGCAGAAATTGCGGTTGCTAAGCAAGAGGCAGAAAAAGCCCGCCTCAGTTCAATGTCTCTGGATGATCTGATGGTAATGGGGGAGAAAATTTACATGGAGCGCTGCGCGGTTTGCCATCAACCAACGGGGTTAGGTATTCCGGGTGCGTTTCCGGCCATTAAAGGTAGCCCTGTTGCAACAGGTGAAGTTAGCGCGCATTTGGCGGTCGTTGTTAATGGTCGCTCTGGTACGGCAATGCAGGCGTTTGGCAACCAACTGAGTGACCAAGAATTGGCGGCAGTGATTAGCTATCAACGTAATGCTTGGGGCAATAACACAGGAGATGCGGTTCAGGCATCGGATATCTTTGCATTCAAGGCAAGCAATGGAAAAAGCGGGGAGGGACAATGAAATCTTCCAACGTTCATAGCGTGAAATCGGCTCCGATGGTGGATGCAGATGTTTCAAATCCTGAATCCGGCAGTGTTGTTGATGATAGTTACAAAGATAAAGACAATGATCATGAGCATCATGTTCCTACAGGTATCGCAAGATGGATCTATTCCACTAACCACAAAGACATAGGAACTTTATATCTTTGGTTTAGCTTCACCATGTTTTTAATTGGTGGCGCAATGGCAATGGTGATTCGTGCGGAATTGTTCCAACCGGGATTACAGTTTGTTAAGCCAGAATTCTTTAATCAAATGACCACGGTTCACGGTTTGATTATGGTGTTTGGTGCGGTAATGCCCGCATTCACAGGGCTTGCCAACTGGATGGTGCCATTAATGATTGGTGCGCCAGATATGGCTCTGCCAAGGATGAATAACCTCAGTTTCTGGATTCTGCCTTTCGCTTTCCTCATTCTTCTTGCTTCTTTGTTTACTGAGGGTGGTGGTCCAAACTTTGGTTGGACATTCTACGCACCTCTATCAACCACTTATGGACCTGACAGCACAGCGCTGTTTGTTTTCTCGGTTCACATTATGGGTATTAGCTCCATCATGGGCGCAATCAACGTGATTGTGACCATAGTGAACATGCGCGCACCGGGCATGACGTGGTTTAAGCTCCCGCTTTTTGTCTGGACGTGGCTGATTACAGCATTCCTCTTGATTGCGGTGATGCCTGTTCTCGCTGGTGCGGTCACTATGGTGTTGACCGACAAGTATTTCGGTACGAGTTTCTTTGATGCCGCTGGTGGTGGTGACCCTGTAATGTTCCAGCATATTTTCTGGTTCTTCGGACACCCGGAAGTGTACATCATGATCCTGCCGTCTTTTGGCATCATCTCTGCCATTGTTCCTGCTTTCAGTGGCAAAAAACTGTTTGGCTATCATTCTATGGTGTACGCCACCAGTAGTATCGCGCTGCTCTCGTTCTTGGTTTGGGCGCACCACATGTTTACCACTGGCATGCCAGTGTTTGCCGAACTGTTCTTTATGTATTGCACCATGCTGATTGCCGTGCCTACAGGTGTAAAAGTGTTTAACTGGGTTGCGACCATGTGGCGCGGCTCACTTACCTTTGAAACACCAATGTTGTTTGCGATTGCCTTTATCGTGCTGTTTACCATAGGCGGTTTCTCGGGGTTGATGTTAGCAATCGTTCCTGCCGATTTTCAGTACCACGATACTTACTTTGTGGTGGCACACTTTCACTATGTTTTGGTTTCTGGTGCCGTGTTCTCGATTATGGCCGCAGCCTATTACTGGCTGCCTAAGTGGACTGGGCATATGTACGACGAAAAGCTCAGCTTGTGGCACTTCTGGTGTTCAGTCATCTCGGTCAACGTGCTGTTCTTTCCTATGCACTTTTTAGGGTTAGCGGGCATGCCAAGGCGTATTCCGGATTACGCGATACAGTTTGCGGACGTGAATCAAATTGTTTCCATAGGCGGTTTTGCATTTGGTTTGTCGCAACTGATTTTCCTATGGGTAGTGATTAAGTGCGTGCGAGGAGGAAAACCTGCGCCCGCTAAACCATGGGAGCGAGCCGAAGGTTTGGAATGGACAGTTCCAAGCCCAGCGCCGCACCACACATTCTCAACACCACCAAAAGTAGAAGATTAGGGTGGATTAGGAGCGTGAGATGGAAGATGAATCACTTAAAACCAAGAATCGCCAACTGATTGCCAAGCTCTTGATTGGTACGGTGTTGATGTTTGGTTTCGGCTTTGCGTTAGTGCCGTTATATGACGTGATGTGCAAAACATTAGGTATTAACGGTAAAACCAATGATGTGGCAGTCGTTCAGCCGACGAAGATGAAAATTGATCAATCACGTACCATTCGCGTGCAGTTTATGGCGCATGTCAGTAACGGTATGCCGTGGAAATTTGCTCCGAAAGTTTCGCACATGGACGTGCATCCTGGGCAGATTATTCAGACTGCTTTTTTAGCCAACAATTTTTCAAGTGATGCACTGGTTGGGCAGGCGGTGCCATCGGTTTCTCCGGGGCAGGGAGCCACTTACTTTAACAAGATTGAGTGCTTCTGTTTTCATCAGCAACCTTTATCTGCCCAAGCCGATGCTGAAATGCCATTGATATTCTACATTGAACCGGATATTCCGGACTCCATTCATACGCTGACGCTCTCTTACACCCTATATAACATCACGGATAAAGCTGAGCCCCAATTGGTGAAAACTAGCTCAAGTGCTCATGTGAAGGATGAGCCAACGCAAGGAGCAAACCTATGAGTACCAAACACGATTCTTACTATGTTCCTGCTCAAAGCCGTTGGCCAATTATCGGCGCGGTAGCTCTGTTTTTGGTGGCAGTTGGAGCAGGTTTAACAGTGCAACATGTTGGTACTGGCGGAGCAGGAAGTGTTTTTGGCAAAGCCATTTTGATTATTGGTTTTATCGTTTTGCTCAGTATGTTAGCGGGCTGGTTTAGTAACGTCATTGGTGAATCACTAGCAGGGCTGTACTCCAAACAGATAGCACGTTCATTTCGTCAGGGAATGAGTTGGTTTATCTTTTCAGAAGTCATGTTCTTCGGGGCATTTTTCGGCGCGCTGTTTTACGCACGCATGGTAGCTGTGCCTTGGTTGGGTGGTGCCAGCAATAACGCTATGACCAACGAACTGCTTTGGCCGGGATTTGAAGCTATTTGGCCTTTGCTAACGACTCCTGCTGGAGAAACGGTTCAAGCGATGCCTTGGCAAGGTATCCCACTTAAGAACACGGTTATTCTTTTGTTGTCTTCTATCACCTTGCACATGGCTCATCTTAGCCTAGAGAAAAACCAACGAATGGCGCTCATCGTCTGGTTGGAAATTACCATAGTGCTTGCTGGCTTCTTCTTGTATTTCCAAGGGGTTGAATACGCACACGCCTACCACGAAATGGGGTTAACGCTTCAATCTGGCGTGTACGGCAACACCTTCTTTATGTTGACGGGTTTCCATGGGCTGCATGTTTGCCTTGGAACTTTGTTCTTGACCGTATTACTGGCTCGAATCGCGAAAGATCATTTCACGCCCAAAGACCACTTCGCATTTCAAGCTGGCAGTTGGTATTGGCACTTTGTAGACGTGGTGTGGTTGTGCTTGTTTGTCTTTGTCTATGTCTTGTAGCGAAGGCTTTCCCACGTGCTTAGGTGTTTGAATCAGATGCAGAAAATACAAATAACGCTTTAATAAGGTGTGTGATTGGGGTGAAGCCAACCGCTAAGGAGAGCAAAAATGAGCAAGATAACCACACAAGAGGAAAACATCAGACGTCGCCCGAGGTAATAACTCATTGGGCGATCATCGCCATCATTAGGTTCTCGAACCATTTGGATTAAGGCGCGAGCTAGGTTGAATATGATGAACAGTAGAAACAGAACCAAAATGATTTTTACAACAAGTGGCAGCATGTCTGATCCTCTGAGTCGTTCCGTGTCTACGGATAGCCGTTCGGTGATGAAAAGGTTGTCGGTGAAAGCAATTTTAGGCGCTGTGTTAACTGTGGTTGTGTTTGCTGTTTTGGTCAAATTGGGATTGTGGCAAATGTCGCGTGGCGAACAAAAACAGGCACTTGAGCAAGAGTTGCAGCTTCGTCAGCAGATGGAACCTATTTCTTTAGGTATGGCTTTAGAACAATATTCGATGACCAATATAGCAGGCGTTAGAGTCAAAATTGCAGTGACGCCAAGCCGTAACATGACCTTCTTATTGGATAACCAAACTTATCAGGGGAAAGTGGGATATTTAGCCTACCAATTAGTCCGAGAAAGTAGCGGTCATGGGATGTTGCTTGAGATCGGTTTTGTTCCAGCCGCTAATGATAGAAATGTTTTGCCAGAGGTTAACTGGCTTGCTGAGCCACGTGAGCTAGAGGGGCGTTTATATCAAAAATCCCTAAACCCATTGAGCTCAGAACTAAGCATTGAAGATAAAACGCCTCATCGCATACAGAATTTAAACATCGAACAGCTTTCACTGTGGGTTGGTGAGCCAATACTCCCTGTTGCTTTCCAGCCACAAGAAACCGATTGGTCGTACGCTCAACCGTGGGTTCCGATTCCGCTCAGTGCAGACAAACATTTTGGCTATGCGGTGCAGTGGTTTGTTATGGCAACAGTGCTGTTTTTCATCACCCTCGCGTTATGTTTGAGGGTTTATCAATCAAGGAGAGCCGCATGAATGCTAAGACGAAAGGACGCGTAATCTTAGTCGCGATTATTGCTTTCTTTGCTCTGCCTGCCTTGCTTGCCAAGACGGTGTTAACCAATCATTGGTATCAAGCCGGTGTGACGAATAAAGGCGTATTGATTGAGCCAAGAATCACACTCAGTTCGCTTGGATTAGAGAGTGTAACGCAGCAAAAATTGTGGCGAGTGGGTTACGTGGTGCCTGAACAGTGTGACCAACAATGCCAGCAACACATCTATATGCTAATGCAGAGCCATACTGCCCTAGGTAAAGAGCAAGGCAGGGTTGAACCAATTTTATTGCTCGAGCCGCAAAGTGATATTCAAAGTGTTGAGCATTTAACTGTTGAAAAATTGTTTGTAAACCAATCATTTATGTCTGCTATTGAGAGATCAGAAATAGTG encodes:
- a CDS encoding DUF2909 domain-containing protein, whose translation is MLPLVVKIILVLFLLFIIFNLARALIQMVREPNDGDDRPMSYYLGRRLMFSSCVVILLIFALLSGWLHPNHTPY
- a CDS encoding cytochrome c oxidase subunit 3, with the protein product MSTKHDSYYVPAQSRWPIIGAVALFLVAVGAGLTVQHVGTGGAGSVFGKAILIIGFIVLLSMLAGWFSNVIGESLAGLYSKQIARSFRQGMSWFIFSEVMFFGAFFGALFYARMVAVPWLGGASNNAMTNELLWPGFEAIWPLLTTPAGETVQAMPWQGIPLKNTVILLLSSITLHMAHLSLEKNQRMALIVWLEITIVLAGFFLYFQGVEYAHAYHEMGLTLQSGVYGNTFFMLTGFHGLHVCLGTLFLTVLLARIAKDHFTPKDHFAFQAGSWYWHFVDVVWLCLFVFVYVL
- a CDS encoding cytochrome c oxidase assembly protein, whose protein sequence is MEDESLKTKNRQLIAKLLIGTVLMFGFGFALVPLYDVMCKTLGINGKTNDVAVVQPTKMKIDQSRTIRVQFMAHVSNGMPWKFAPKVSHMDVHPGQIIQTAFLANNFSSDALVGQAVPSVSPGQGATYFNKIECFCFHQQPLSAQADAEMPLIFYIEPDIPDSIHTLTLSYTLYNITDKAEPQLVKTSSSAHVKDEPTQGANL
- a CDS encoding SURF1 family protein, with the protein product MSDPLSRSVSTDSRSVMKRLSVKAILGAVLTVVVFAVLVKLGLWQMSRGEQKQALEQELQLRQQMEPISLGMALEQYSMTNIAGVRVKIAVTPSRNMTFLLDNQTYQGKVGYLAYQLVRESSGHGMLLEIGFVPAANDRNVLPEVNWLAEPRELEGRLYQKSLNPLSSELSIEDKTPHRIQNLNIEQLSLWVGEPILPVAFQPQETDWSYAQPWVPIPLSADKHFGYAVQWFVMATVLFFITLALCLRVYQSRRAA
- the ctaD gene encoding cytochrome c oxidase subunit I, with product MKSSNVHSVKSAPMVDADVSNPESGSVVDDSYKDKDNDHEHHVPTGIARWIYSTNHKDIGTLYLWFSFTMFLIGGAMAMVIRAELFQPGLQFVKPEFFNQMTTVHGLIMVFGAVMPAFTGLANWMVPLMIGAPDMALPRMNNLSFWILPFAFLILLASLFTEGGGPNFGWTFYAPLSTTYGPDSTALFVFSVHIMGISSIMGAINVIVTIVNMRAPGMTWFKLPLFVWTWLITAFLLIAVMPVLAGAVTMVLTDKYFGTSFFDAAGGGDPVMFQHIFWFFGHPEVYIMILPSFGIISAIVPAFSGKKLFGYHSMVYATSSIALLSFLVWAHHMFTTGMPVFAELFFMYCTMLIAVPTGVKVFNWVATMWRGSLTFETPMLFAIAFIVLFTIGGFSGLMLAIVPADFQYHDTYFVVAHFHYVLVSGAVFSIMAAAYYWLPKWTGHMYDEKLSLWHFWCSVISVNVLFFPMHFLGLAGMPRRIPDYAIQFADVNQIVSIGGFAFGLSQLIFLWVVIKCVRGGKPAPAKPWERAEGLEWTVPSPAPHHTFSTPPKVED